Proteins encoded together in one Streptomyces umbrinus window:
- a CDS encoding DUF1801 domain-containing protein: MRLSAYGRTGRRASRSAGRAIQTSSHVPPSQKETIEYLRAAVLGSDPGITENVKWKAPSFLRGGEDRVTFQLRAKKGVQLIFHRGAKVKDDRADFRFSDESGLLGWISSDRATVIFQDLDDVKANEEAFVTLVRSWVNT; this comes from the coding sequence GTACCGGTCGACGAGCCAGCCGGTCAGCGGGGAGGGCAATACAGACATCAAGTCACGTACCGCCCTCTCAGAAGGAGACAATCGAGTATCTGCGGGCCGCTGTCCTCGGCTCGGACCCTGGCATCACCGAAAACGTGAAGTGGAAGGCACCCAGCTTTCTCCGTGGGGGCGAGGACCGGGTGACCTTTCAGCTCCGGGCCAAGAAGGGCGTCCAACTCATCTTCCATCGAGGTGCCAAGGTGAAGGACGACCGGGCGGACTTCAGGTTCAGCGATGAGAGTGGTCTGCTCGGTTGGATCAGCAGTGACAGGGCCACGGTCATCTTCCAGGACCTGGACGACGTCAAGGCCAACGAGGAGGCCTTCGTGACCCTGGTCAGGAGCTGGGTCAATACGTAG
- a CDS encoding glycoside hydrolase family 32 protein, producing the protein MRGMSRRALFTGSAAGAAVVLLPAASPAAAKPKSAAGCASYRAAYHFTVPDQWKNDPQRPVWIDGEYHYYYLYNAHYLTGGTTAGTAWRLATSTDLVVFTDRGIAVPKDTTPVGDVWSGSAVVDTDNTAGFGAGAVIVIATMAPDDVTQAQYLYYSTDGGRTFRNHGTDPVLANPGVHDFRDPKVVRDEERGRWVMTLAENNKIGFYHSADLKSWTYVGGFIKDGIGVLECPDLFRITADDGTAKWVLGASANGKAAGLPNTYAYWTGSFDGTTFTADTSDPQWLDHGWDWYGAVTFERRRDDGSVDPSVRHAIGWLNNWDYANTTPTIDCDGFNGTDSIVREITLKRAANGTYYLASRPVSALDDHVSRTVDLGDLEVDGTRVLDYTGTSYEVTAEITWDTLTGAGLQLRRSPDGGRHIDAGIYDDFAFVNRRTTVNPDNSGKWQESHSPFDPSARTVRLRILVDRTSVEMFVDDGRYVHSSQAFPYLIDTGLALFSIGGTAVFRNTVIREFTM; encoded by the coding sequence ATGCGTGGGATGTCCAGGAGAGCGCTCTTCACCGGATCGGCCGCGGGCGCGGCAGTCGTGCTGCTGCCGGCCGCATCCCCGGCCGCCGCGAAACCCAAGTCCGCAGCCGGTTGCGCCAGTTACCGCGCCGCGTACCACTTCACGGTCCCTGACCAGTGGAAGAACGATCCGCAGCGACCGGTGTGGATCGACGGCGAGTACCACTACTACTACCTCTACAACGCGCACTACCTGACGGGCGGCACGACCGCGGGCACCGCCTGGCGGCTGGCTACCAGCACCGATCTGGTCGTGTTCACCGACCGCGGGATCGCCGTGCCGAAGGACACCACCCCGGTCGGCGACGTCTGGTCGGGCTCGGCGGTGGTCGACACCGACAACACCGCCGGCTTCGGCGCGGGCGCGGTGATCGTCATCGCCACCATGGCGCCCGACGACGTCACTCAGGCGCAGTACCTGTACTACTCCACCGACGGCGGCCGCACCTTCCGCAACCACGGCACCGACCCGGTGCTGGCCAACCCCGGTGTGCACGACTTCCGCGATCCCAAGGTCGTCCGCGACGAGGAACGCGGTCGCTGGGTGATGACCCTCGCCGAGAACAACAAGATCGGCTTCTACCACTCGGCGGACCTGAAGTCGTGGACGTACGTCGGCGGTTTCATCAAGGACGGCATCGGCGTCCTGGAGTGTCCCGACCTGTTCCGCATCACCGCGGACGACGGCACGGCGAAGTGGGTGCTGGGCGCGAGCGCCAACGGCAAGGCGGCCGGGCTGCCCAACACGTACGCGTACTGGACCGGTTCCTTCGACGGCACCACGTTCACCGCCGACACGAGCGATCCGCAGTGGCTCGACCACGGGTGGGACTGGTACGGGGCGGTCACGTTCGAGAGGCGCCGGGACGACGGTTCGGTGGATCCGTCCGTCCGGCACGCGATCGGCTGGCTCAACAACTGGGACTACGCCAACACCACCCCCACCATCGACTGCGACGGTTTCAACGGCACCGACTCGATCGTCCGCGAGATCACCCTGAAGCGGGCCGCGAACGGGACGTACTACCTCGCCTCGCGGCCGGTCTCCGCCCTGGACGACCACGTCTCGCGCACCGTGGACCTGGGCGACCTGGAGGTCGACGGCACCCGCGTCCTCGACTACACCGGCACGTCCTACGAGGTGACCGCCGAGATCACCTGGGACACACTGACCGGCGCCGGCCTCCAGCTGCGCCGTTCTCCCGACGGGGGGCGGCACATCGACGCCGGGATCTACGACGACTTCGCGTTCGTCAACCGCCGCACCACCGTCAACCCCGACAACTCCGGCAAGTGGCAGGAGAGTCACAGCCCCTTCGACCCGTCGGCCCGCACGGTGAGGCTGCGGATCCTGGTCGACCGCACGTCCGTCGAGATGTTCGTCGACGACGGCCGGTACGTGCACTCGTCGCAGGCGTTCCCGTATCTGATCGACACGGGGCTCGCGCTGTTCTCGATCGGGGGCACGGCGGTGTTCCGGAACACAGTGATACGGGAGTTCACCATGTGA
- a CDS encoding ATP-binding cassette domain-containing protein, with translation MGAVGRTGTRTVLGPSGCGKSTLLNVTAGTIRPGRWRNRRR, from the coding sequence GTGGGCGCAGTTGGCCGTACAGGAACTCGCACAGTCCTCGGCCCTTCCGGTTGCGGCAAGTCGACGCTGCTGAACGTGACGGCCGGGACGATCCGTCCCGGCCGTTGGCGGAACCGGAGAAGATGA